In Sutterella faecalis, a genomic segment contains:
- a CDS encoding FAD-dependent oxidoreductase, whose product MKVWAYTAAAFAVMTMAGGVLAAERTITTDVVVVGAGAGGLTAGVAATDAGLKTIVLEKNAVVGGGGNYMEGTFFVGSALQKADNIGVNPERQFKRVMDFHHWRINARALNSWLKQTASVYDWLADHGVHYEAVKTAFIDGNRTWHMYKGGHGTVLVQEFSTRIKAKGGEIMTSTPAQSLIIEDGVVKGVKAVARNGDTLTIRADNTIIATGGFSGNKEMVKKYLPYAGYESAGSPGRTGDGVQMLESAGAKLVNMNVCMQAGLWLKGVPTDLQFGKDGVTKAEYVRLLAALFQPYLKTSLQGDRVADETLPLEYISNAFEEVGGEGFAVFDDKTREEMIKEGLPRGYFGMVTPGTKFTNFDALFERGVKDGFCFKADTLEDLAKLTGMDPARLAATTSRMNELVKIGKDEDFYKDSEWLREVKTGPFYAIKGSLRTYATTGGASVNEYFQPLDAKGNVIKGIYAIGQDAGGLYSDSYDMHIAEGTASSWAICGGKLAVDHIVKTAK is encoded by the coding sequence ATGAAAGTATGGGCCTATACCGCAGCAGCCTTTGCCGTCATGACCATGGCGGGAGGCGTTCTCGCAGCAGAGCGCACGATCACGACGGACGTGGTGGTGGTCGGCGCCGGTGCCGGCGGTCTGACCGCGGGCGTTGCCGCAACGGATGCCGGTTTGAAGACCATCGTTCTTGAAAAGAATGCCGTCGTGGGCGGCGGCGGAAACTACATGGAAGGCACCTTCTTTGTGGGCTCTGCGCTCCAGAAGGCCGACAACATCGGCGTGAATCCTGAGCGCCAGTTCAAGCGCGTCATGGACTTCCATCACTGGCGCATCAACGCCCGGGCGCTCAACAGTTGGTTGAAGCAAACCGCGAGCGTCTACGACTGGCTCGCCGACCATGGCGTTCATTATGAAGCGGTGAAGACCGCATTCATCGACGGCAACCGCACCTGGCACATGTACAAAGGCGGCCACGGCACGGTGCTCGTTCAGGAATTCTCAACCCGCATCAAGGCGAAGGGCGGCGAGATCATGACCTCCACGCCCGCGCAGTCCCTCATCATTGAGGACGGCGTCGTGAAAGGCGTGAAGGCCGTTGCCAGGAACGGCGACACGCTCACGATCCGAGCCGACAACACCATCATTGCCACGGGCGGGTTCTCCGGGAACAAGGAGATGGTGAAGAAGTACCTTCCCTATGCGGGGTACGAAAGCGCCGGGTCTCCGGGCCGCACGGGCGACGGCGTGCAGATGCTTGAAAGCGCGGGCGCAAAGCTCGTCAACATGAATGTCTGCATGCAGGCGGGCCTCTGGCTCAAGGGCGTTCCGACGGACCTGCAGTTCGGGAAGGACGGCGTCACGAAGGCCGAATACGTGAGGCTTCTTGCTGCCCTCTTCCAGCCCTACCTCAAGACGTCGCTTCAGGGCGATCGCGTTGCGGACGAGACGCTTCCGCTCGAATACATCTCGAACGCATTTGAGGAAGTGGGCGGCGAAGGCTTTGCCGTCTTCGATGACAAGACCCGCGAAGAGATGATTAAGGAAGGGCTCCCGCGCGGCTACTTCGGCATGGTGACGCCGGGGACGAAGTTCACGAACTTCGATGCCCTCTTTGAGCGCGGAGTCAAGGACGGCTTCTGCTTCAAGGCCGATACGTTGGAAGACCTCGCGAAACTCACCGGCATGGATCCCGCGCGCCTCGCCGCCACAACGAGCCGCATGAATGAGCTCGTGAAGATCGGGAAGGACGAAGACTTCTATAAAGATTCCGAGTGGCTCCGCGAAGTGAAGACCGGTCCCTTCTATGCGATCAAGGGGAGCCTGAGGACCTACGCCACCACGGGCGGCGCGAGCGTCAACGAGTACTTCCAGCCGCTTGATGCGAAGGGAAATGTCATCAAGGGCATCTACGCGATCGGTCAGGACGCGGGCGGCCTCTACTCCGACTCCTATGACATGCATATTGCGGAAGGCACGGCGAGCTCCTGGGCCATCTGCGGCGGCAAGCTCGCGGTGGACCACATCGTAAAAACCGCTAAGTAA
- a CDS encoding ABC transporter permease family protein yields MHVWMLLKSELRRSLGVLGGMALVLALALSLAVSTGLAERMLRSSSAQAADDFDLLVGAKGSAVSLLLGTVYLRDEPLFLVPAEALSTLKDSKRVRWYAPIALGDRIGNAAIVGTTKSMVLQGGARKVAEGRVFGAPLEAVAGAESGLRLGDEFLPVHGRVHGAGHAHQGEKFRVVGVMPPTGTPWDRAVMVPIERVWALHGPFHEPLHGHLHGEHEDHDDHEEHEGHDHHAEGTPEPLEHWLTEDLSSFPGMSAIVVKPVTVADAYRLRQDFSKMTVPGHDGNPVPLMGVFSGEVLVELYAAMGGASEALSFITGLTLVIALAATLVTGVLLGRLRLPTLLQLRVLGAPKRYVALLLWCIVMAVVGMGAVMGVILGWGIAELCAMGLTHQTGIAMRPELSINELRLFLLTLALGGLCALIPAWAAGRAKMS; encoded by the coding sequence ATGCATGTCTGGATGCTGCTCAAAAGCGAGCTGAGGCGCTCCCTCGGCGTTCTCGGCGGCATGGCGCTTGTTCTTGCGCTTGCGCTGTCGCTCGCCGTTTCAACGGGACTTGCCGAAAGGATGCTCAGAAGTTCCTCGGCTCAGGCCGCGGACGACTTCGATCTTCTCGTGGGCGCAAAGGGGAGTGCGGTGTCGCTGCTCTTGGGCACCGTTTATCTTCGGGATGAGCCCTTGTTCCTTGTGCCTGCGGAGGCGCTCAGTACTTTGAAAGATTCCAAGCGCGTTCGCTGGTACGCGCCGATCGCGCTCGGAGACCGCATCGGGAATGCCGCGATTGTCGGCACCACGAAGAGCATGGTGCTCCAGGGCGGAGCGAGAAAAGTGGCCGAGGGCCGCGTTTTTGGAGCCCCGCTGGAAGCGGTGGCCGGTGCGGAAAGCGGCCTCAGGCTCGGGGATGAATTTCTTCCGGTACACGGGAGAGTCCACGGCGCCGGGCACGCGCATCAGGGGGAGAAATTCCGCGTGGTGGGCGTGATGCCGCCCACGGGCACGCCCTGGGACCGCGCCGTGATGGTGCCGATCGAGCGCGTCTGGGCGCTTCACGGACCTTTTCACGAGCCTCTTCACGGTCATCTCCATGGCGAGCATGAGGATCATGATGACCATGAGGAACATGAAGGGCATGATCATCATGCGGAAGGGACTCCTGAACCGCTCGAACACTGGCTGACCGAGGACCTTTCCAGCTTCCCCGGAATGTCCGCGATCGTCGTGAAGCCCGTGACCGTGGCGGATGCGTACCGGCTCCGGCAGGATTTCTCAAAGATGACAGTGCCGGGGCATGACGGGAATCCCGTGCCCCTCATGGGCGTCTTTTCGGGCGAGGTTCTGGTAGAGCTCTATGCCGCAATGGGCGGCGCGTCTGAAGCGCTTTCCTTCATCACGGGTCTCACGCTCGTGATCGCGCTCGCGGCAACGCTCGTCACCGGCGTGCTTCTCGGGCGGCTTCGGCTTCCGACGCTTCTGCAGCTTCGCGTCCTCGGGGCGCCGAAGCGCTACGTCGCGCTTCTTCTCTGGTGCATCGTGATGGCGGTGGTCGGCATGGGCGCCGTCATGGGCGTGATTCTGGGATGGGGCATTGCAGAGCTCTGTGCGATGGGACTCACCCACCAGACGGGGATTGCGATGCGTCCGGAACTTTCCATCAATGAACTCCGGCTTTTCCTTCTGACCCTTGCGCTTGGGGGCCTCTGCGCGCTCATCCCGGCCTGGGCGGCTGGGCGCGCGAAGATGAGTTGA
- a CDS encoding C69 family dipeptidase — MRITLLAAAFGMAMASSSAFACTTVLVGSEATADGSIFIARSVDSSSLNPSLLVMHPAAVNKAGSKYRGSDNPEKATFEYPLPAQTFGYSTGPDWDSHRYGGCGFNDAGLGVSATESIYASDEVLKLDPYEKLGIKERDIADVILAQAKTAKEGAALLGRIVETQGAGESFGVGFVDKDEAWYFEAGSGHQWLAQRLPKDKYFATGNQGRLQQYDPQSPDFMASATLVSWAQEHGFYDPKKDGAFNFAKAYIRNDDRDVTYNYPRVWQIQKMLTPSLKQDIAQGTSFPVFAAPEKKVTLADMKAILRNHYEAGELISHDPYSKGLRGDEPYRPISVFRAQNTHVLQVRPELPQAIGQINWFALGMSDLSVYVPFYQGLTQFPKSYSSATDEADDESAYWKFRKLQTLVMTDYPTLAPIVKQSFAEFEAQTEEKCRAFEAEYLKLAKSNPQVASKLLDDFNLGIANEAVALAGKLTNKIYTQRTKDIEAAAPFKNRKKND, encoded by the coding sequence ATGAGAATCACCCTCCTTGCTGCAGCGTTCGGCATGGCGATGGCATCCAGTTCTGCATTCGCCTGCACAACCGTTCTGGTTGGTTCTGAAGCCACTGCAGATGGATCGATTTTTATCGCGCGCTCCGTTGATTCGAGCTCGCTCAATCCCTCGCTTCTTGTGATGCATCCGGCAGCCGTCAACAAAGCCGGCTCGAAATATCGAGGCTCCGATAATCCTGAAAAAGCTACTTTTGAATATCCGCTGCCTGCGCAAACCTTCGGGTACTCGACCGGCCCGGACTGGGACTCGCATCGCTACGGCGGCTGCGGATTCAATGATGCGGGGCTCGGCGTCTCCGCAACCGAATCGATCTATGCAAGCGATGAGGTTCTGAAGCTCGATCCCTACGAAAAGCTTGGCATCAAGGAACGCGACATTGCCGACGTGATCCTTGCGCAGGCAAAGACCGCTAAGGAAGGGGCTGCGCTACTCGGCAGAATTGTTGAAACCCAGGGTGCGGGCGAAAGCTTCGGCGTTGGGTTCGTCGATAAGGACGAAGCCTGGTACTTCGAAGCCGGATCGGGTCATCAATGGCTCGCGCAGCGGCTCCCGAAGGACAAGTACTTTGCTACCGGCAATCAGGGCAGGCTGCAGCAATACGATCCGCAGAGTCCGGACTTCATGGCGTCCGCAACGCTCGTCAGCTGGGCGCAGGAACACGGTTTCTACGATCCCAAGAAGGACGGCGCATTCAACTTCGCCAAGGCTTACATCCGCAACGACGATCGCGACGTCACCTACAACTATCCGCGCGTCTGGCAGATCCAGAAAATGCTTACGCCTTCTCTGAAGCAGGATATTGCTCAAGGCACCAGCTTCCCGGTCTTTGCCGCTCCGGAAAAGAAAGTTACGCTCGCCGACATGAAGGCCATTCTGCGCAACCACTATGAGGCAGGGGAACTCATCAGCCATGATCCTTACTCAAAGGGATTGCGCGGCGACGAACCCTACCGTCCGATCAGCGTCTTCCGCGCACAGAATACGCACGTACTGCAGGTTCGTCCGGAATTGCCTCAGGCGATCGGCCAGATCAACTGGTTTGCGCTCGGCATGTCCGACCTTTCCGTTTACGTTCCTTTCTACCAGGGCTTGACGCAGTTCCCGAAGAGCTACTCCTCTGCTACGGATGAAGCAGACGACGAGAGCGCGTACTGGAAATTCAGAAAGCTCCAGACGCTGGTAATGACGGACTATCCGACGCTTGCTCCGATCGTGAAGCAGTCGTTTGCCGAATTCGAAGCTCAGACAGAAGAAAAATGCCGCGCATTTGAAGCGGAATACCTCAAGCTCGCAAAGTCCAATCCTCAGGTGGCCTCAAAGCTCCTCGACGACTTCAATCTCGGCATTGCCAACGAAGCGGTAGCCCTTGCCGGGAAATTGACGAACAAGATCTATACCCAGAGGACGAAGGACATTGAAGCCGCGGCGCCCTTTAAGAACAGGAAGAAGAACGACTAA
- the fumC gene encoding class II fumarate hydratase: MDQFRIEKDSMGEVKVPNDKYWGAQTERSYENFKIGIEKMPVEIVRAFALLKGACALANQEFGKLDDKRAAAIEQACDEAFDGKLDGNFPLAVWQTGSGTQSNMNMNEVFANRAIEILGGNFRDKASLSKDQLVHPNDHVNMSQSSNDTFPSALSIMSVVETTNYLLPRLEGLEKALYAKSEEFKDLIKSGRTHLQDATPLTLGQEFSGYASMLTHSREAILAALEPCRELAIGGTAVGTGINSPEGFGAKVAEILTKKTGLKFKDAPNKFHALTSHDAVCLLQGALAGLAADLMKIANDIRWLASGPRCGLGEINIPANEPGSSIMPGKVNPTQCEAVTMVAVQVMGNATCINFAASQGNFELNVFKPVIAYNLIQSIKNLADVMKSFEIHCVTGITANKERLHDLMERSLMLVTALSPLVGYMNAAKIAHYAHVNNKSLKEAALELQLCTAEQFDQYVDPTKMIHPNPVKKCCCGK, translated from the coding sequence ATGGATCAGTTCCGCATCGAAAAGGACTCTATGGGCGAGGTCAAGGTTCCCAACGACAAGTACTGGGGCGCCCAGACCGAACGCAGCTACGAGAACTTCAAGATCGGCATTGAAAAGATGCCTGTGGAAATCGTCCGTGCCTTCGCGCTCCTGAAGGGCGCCTGCGCGCTTGCCAATCAGGAATTCGGCAAGCTCGACGACAAGCGCGCCGCTGCGATTGAGCAGGCCTGCGACGAAGCCTTCGACGGCAAGCTCGACGGCAACTTCCCGCTCGCCGTCTGGCAGACGGGCTCGGGCACGCAGTCGAACATGAACATGAACGAAGTGTTCGCGAACCGCGCGATTGAAATCCTCGGCGGCAACTTCCGCGACAAGGCGAGCCTCTCGAAGGACCAGCTCGTTCACCCGAACGACCACGTCAACATGTCGCAGTCCTCGAACGACACGTTCCCGTCCGCGCTCTCCATCATGTCCGTCGTCGAAACGACGAACTACCTCCTCCCGCGCCTTGAGGGCCTCGAGAAGGCGCTCTACGCGAAGTCTGAGGAATTCAAGGACCTCATCAAGTCGGGCCGCACGCACCTCCAGGATGCGACGCCGCTCACCCTCGGCCAGGAATTCTCGGGCTACGCCTCGATGCTCACGCACAGCCGCGAAGCGATTCTCGCGGCGCTTGAACCCTGCCGCGAACTCGCGATCGGCGGCACCGCGGTCGGCACGGGCATCAACTCGCCGGAAGGCTTCGGCGCCAAGGTTGCTGAAATCCTCACGAAGAAGACCGGCCTCAAGTTCAAGGATGCGCCCAACAAGTTCCATGCGCTAACGAGCCACGACGCCGTCTGCCTCCTTCAGGGCGCGCTCGCTGGTCTTGCCGCCGACCTCATGAAGATCGCGAACGACATCCGCTGGCTCGCCTCGGGCCCGCGCTGCGGCCTGGGCGAAATCAACATTCCGGCGAACGAGCCGGGCTCCTCCATCATGCCGGGCAAGGTCAATCCCACCCAGTGCGAAGCCGTCACGATGGTTGCGGTTCAGGTGATGGGCAACGCCACCTGCATCAATTTCGCCGCGAGCCAGGGCAACTTTGAATTGAACGTCTTCAAGCCCGTCATTGCCTACAACCTGATCCAGTCGATCAAGAACCTCGCTGACGTCATGAAGTCCTTCGAGATCCACTGCGTTACGGGCATTACGGCCAATAAGGAGCGTCTGCACGACCTGATGGAGCGCTCCCTCATGCTCGTCACGGCCTTGTCTCCGCTCGTCGGCTACATGAACGCCGCGAAGATCGCCCACTACGCTCACGTCAACAACAAGAGCCTCAAGGAAGCGGCGCTCGAACTCCAGCTCTGCACTGCGGAACAGTTCGACCAGTACGTCGATCCCACGAAGATGATTCACCCGAATCCCGTGAAGAAGTGCTGCTGCGGCAAGTAA
- a CDS encoding porin has product MKKTLAALAVLGAFAGSALAADVTLYGLVDYGFSYQHSDGDAAADANDNFTMKSGMNSGSRFGLKGTEDLGNGLQVGFVLENGFDADDGTFDSNGDDRIFGREASLHLTGAFGEIAFGRMGQLASSLGSYGLLGQVSPFSTGWGDLTGMKFVQAAGHTRYDNMVTYKTPTFAGFTAFAQYSFGNSDDNGETGSAKVSWDEGKASADRYYALGANYKVENLYLVGIVDSVNYGSKQTIQGTKLDDSITVTLGGNYDFGFMKTYAAFQYFDNAYSVGQKAIGEDSSIGKTVRFSDTEGAEGYSVALGVGVPAFGGTAKAHVGYLSAEDTAESDNTLDRWNISVGYDYNLSKRTSVYTAATYLQDKLEYKDAKNDRDPSAVEVMAGLIHRF; this is encoded by the coding sequence ATGAAAAAGACTCTGGCTGCGCTCGCGGTATTGGGCGCATTTGCAGGTTCGGCGCTTGCAGCCGACGTTACGCTCTACGGTCTCGTCGACTACGGCTTTTCGTACCAGCATTCAGACGGCGACGCTGCGGCTGATGCCAACGACAACTTCACGATGAAGTCCGGCATGAATTCCGGCTCCCGCTTCGGTCTCAAGGGAACAGAAGATCTTGGAAACGGCCTTCAGGTCGGCTTCGTGCTTGAAAACGGGTTTGATGCCGATGACGGCACGTTCGATTCGAACGGCGACGACAGGATCTTCGGCCGCGAAGCTTCGCTCCATTTGACGGGCGCTTTCGGTGAAATCGCCTTCGGCCGCATGGGACAGCTCGCAAGCTCGCTCGGCTCCTACGGGCTTCTCGGACAGGTGAGTCCCTTCTCGACGGGCTGGGGAGACCTCACCGGCATGAAGTTCGTGCAGGCGGCGGGTCACACGCGCTACGACAACATGGTCACCTACAAGACCCCGACCTTTGCGGGCTTTACGGCTTTCGCCCAGTACTCGTTCGGCAACTCGGACGACAACGGCGAGACCGGCAGCGCCAAGGTTTCCTGGGATGAAGGAAAGGCCTCCGCCGATCGCTACTACGCGCTCGGCGCCAACTACAAGGTCGAGAACCTTTATCTCGTCGGCATTGTCGATTCCGTCAATTACGGCTCGAAGCAGACCATCCAAGGCACGAAGCTCGACGATTCGATCACGGTTACCCTGGGCGGCAACTACGACTTCGGGTTCATGAAGACCTACGCCGCCTTCCAGTATTTCGACAACGCGTACTCGGTCGGTCAGAAGGCGATCGGCGAGGACAGCTCAATCGGGAAGACAGTGCGCTTCTCTGACACTGAAGGCGCTGAAGGCTACAGCGTTGCGCTCGGCGTCGGCGTCCCGGCGTTCGGCGGCACCGCGAAGGCTCATGTCGGCTACCTTTCTGCCGAAGACACGGCTGAAAGCGACAACACGCTCGACCGCTGGAACATTTCCGTCGGCTACGACTACAACCTCTCGAAGCGCACTTCCGTCTACACGGCTGCGACCTATCTCCAGGACAAGCTCGAGTACAAGGACGCCAAGAATGACCGCGACCCGAGCGCGGTTGAAGTGATGGCTGGTCTCATTCACCGCTTCTAA
- a CDS encoding cyclic nucleotide-binding domain-containing protein, whose amino-acid sequence MTASGWESEDEDSLPDFLLPPMSNPEVICPWIVPRAPKPLLELFDAEGQSQDYSVRAYIQTEAERSTLVRRIDSGLVSQGVTNYRLNKPLAMNLYPDGSFQGFLNLFSSEPTPRLVRAVKPSRITSLPGKVFRERLMDDKALFLEYVGYTELAGKSELIGMEALFSLSLPERFLLFWAATLFHCGVNPLESEKEYLELPMQVSRATLSSIIYTTKAPLDRLLSAAAKEGTLIRPAGKRLIRRKDLLMMSEWVLSR is encoded by the coding sequence TTGACGGCGTCGGGCTGGGAAAGCGAAGATGAAGATTCCCTCCCCGATTTTCTTCTCCCGCCCATGTCGAACCCGGAAGTCATTTGTCCCTGGATTGTGCCGCGCGCGCCGAAACCGCTTCTTGAGCTTTTTGATGCTGAAGGGCAGTCGCAGGACTATTCCGTGCGCGCCTACATCCAGACAGAGGCCGAACGGTCGACCCTGGTGAGGCGCATTGACTCCGGGCTCGTGAGCCAGGGCGTCACCAACTACCGGCTCAACAAGCCCCTCGCGATGAATCTTTATCCGGACGGGAGCTTTCAGGGGTTCCTCAACCTCTTCTCTTCGGAACCCACGCCAAGGCTCGTGCGTGCCGTCAAGCCATCAAGGATCACAAGCCTCCCGGGCAAGGTCTTCCGCGAGCGGCTCATGGACGACAAGGCACTATTCCTGGAATACGTCGGCTACACCGAACTCGCCGGGAAATCCGAACTCATCGGGATGGAGGCGCTCTTTTCGCTGTCTCTCCCGGAGCGCTTTCTGCTCTTCTGGGCCGCGACGCTCTTTCATTGCGGGGTCAATCCGCTCGAGTCCGAAAAGGAATACCTTGAGCTGCCGATGCAGGTGAGCCGGGCGACGCTCTCCAGCATCATCTACACGACGAAGGCGCCGCTTGATCGGCTTCTTTCCGCGGCGGCGAAGGAAGGCACACTCATCCGCCCGGCGGGGAAACGCCTCATCAGAAGGAAGGACCTGCTGATGATGAGCGAGTGGGTTTTGTCGAGGTGA
- a CDS encoding SHOCT domain-containing protein, with protein MAQELQIRGRDAALQCDRAMDQLSGDEEVRGEIRTAFLVAFEIGEPMFFFKEKKKARIMEELLSIELALFSAASGEKMRTLKDAGAISEEEFESARKVLLERVEARRGLYGSLSGYLAAAAKAERTGADAAKAVLEEARNQVLRAKVGASVPMGGLFAIFAEGAQKAAGRYAGILADELFRS; from the coding sequence ATGGCTCAGGAACTCCAGATTCGCGGACGCGACGCCGCCCTTCAATGCGATCGCGCGATGGATCAGCTTTCTGGCGATGAGGAAGTAAGGGGCGAGATCCGCACGGCCTTCCTTGTGGCCTTTGAAATCGGGGAGCCGATGTTCTTCTTCAAGGAAAAGAAGAAGGCAAGGATCATGGAGGAGCTCCTCTCGATCGAGCTCGCGCTCTTTTCCGCGGCCAGTGGGGAGAAGATGAGAACCCTGAAGGATGCGGGAGCCATATCGGAGGAAGAGTTCGAATCCGCTCGGAAGGTGCTTCTCGAGCGCGTCGAGGCGAGGAGAGGGCTTTACGGAAGCCTCAGCGGTTATCTGGCAGCCGCCGCGAAAGCGGAAAGAACTGGAGCGGATGCGGCGAAGGCCGTTCTTGAGGAAGCCCGCAATCAGGTGCTCCGGGCAAAGGTCGGTGCATCCGTCCCGATGGGCGGGCTCTTCGCGATCTTTGCGGAAGGCGCTCAGAAGGCTGCCGGGCGTTATGCCGGAATTCTGGCTGACGAACTTTTTCGCAGTTAA
- a CDS encoding ATP-binding protein, producing MIYVDKTREIASIAMLRQQFFLARPRRFGKSLLISTFEALFSEGLKHFEGLAIHDIWREDRCYNVVRLDFSTIRLFDSIEAFTQQFEHLLSDAFGKYGFKPQQGEDRLIHLEIDNWLKTQPRQSLVLLIDEYDAPLTAVLDNQDLFKAVRERLASFYSVCKTNVAQLRFFFMTGIAKFNQTGIYSELNNLVDISLDPMYGDIVGYTESEIKKYFSPYLKDAAATLGLSEDETLQKLRQYYDGYCFDENASVHVYSPWSVLNFFARPYRGFKNYWIESGGQISLLGRYLKDHALRNPADYALEKTVSYGEMSIPTGPEKLRDTALLTLAGYLTIKRRELDTFFLGYPNREVEEAMATFYSERLLEGRSIPEVGAGEIRAAFEEGRVDEAVTLLNRIFLNIHYAPQPVRDEATCRNYAQLMLVVAGLRVSVERSNIMGRSDLEVFAGRCHWVLELKFLSRTEEEKGRKPERLLEDALAQLREKRYGLQDGGEEKRIRAALVFSEQRREFVLWQECLEADA from the coding sequence ATGATTTACGTGGATAAGACTCGGGAAATTGCTTCGATTGCGATGCTGAGGCAGCAGTTTTTTCTTGCTCGCCCCCGGCGCTTTGGGAAGTCGCTCCTGATCTCTACCTTTGAGGCTCTTTTTTCCGAGGGTCTCAAGCATTTTGAGGGCCTTGCTATTCATGACATTTGGCGTGAAGACCGATGCTATAACGTTGTTCGCCTTGACTTTTCGACGATCCGTCTCTTTGATTCCATTGAGGCCTTCACCCAGCAGTTTGAACATCTTCTGAGCGACGCTTTTGGCAAATACGGATTCAAACCTCAGCAAGGTGAAGACCGACTGATTCATCTTGAGATTGACAACTGGCTCAAGACTCAGCCTCGGCAGAGCCTTGTCCTTTTGATTGACGAATACGATGCTCCGCTAACGGCAGTTCTCGACAACCAAGATCTTTTCAAGGCAGTTAGAGAAAGGCTCGCGTCCTTTTATTCCGTCTGCAAGACCAATGTTGCGCAGCTTCGTTTTTTCTTCATGACGGGCATCGCGAAGTTCAATCAGACGGGTATCTATTCGGAACTCAATAATCTCGTGGATATTTCTCTCGATCCAATGTACGGCGATATCGTCGGGTATACGGAATCTGAGATTAAGAAATATTTTTCGCCGTATCTGAAGGATGCAGCCGCGACGCTCGGCCTTTCTGAAGACGAAACGCTTCAGAAGCTACGCCAGTACTATGACGGCTACTGCTTTGACGAAAACGCATCCGTCCACGTTTACTCACCTTGGTCCGTATTGAATTTCTTTGCCCGTCCCTACCGAGGCTTCAAAAATTACTGGATTGAGTCGGGCGGTCAGATTTCTCTTCTTGGCAGGTACTTGAAGGACCATGCGCTCAGAAATCCGGCCGATTATGCGCTTGAGAAGACCGTGAGCTACGGCGAAATGTCGATCCCGACAGGGCCTGAGAAGCTGCGTGATACGGCGCTTCTCACGCTCGCAGGGTACCTCACCATCAAGCGCAGGGAACTCGATACCTTTTTCCTCGGTTACCCGAATCGCGAGGTTGAGGAAGCCATGGCGACCTTTTATTCCGAGCGCTTGCTCGAGGGTCGATCGATTCCGGAAGTCGGCGCAGGTGAAATACGCGCAGCCTTTGAAGAGGGCAGAGTTGACGAGGCGGTGACGCTCCTCAACCGGATTTTCCTCAATATCCATTACGCACCCCAGCCGGTGCGGGATGAAGCAACCTGCCGCAACTACGCCCAGCTTATGCTTGTGGTGGCCGGACTCAGAGTTTCCGTTGAACGCTCGAACATCATGGGTAGGTCTGACCTCGAGGTCTTTGCCGGCCGGTGCCACTGGGTTCTGGAGCTTAAATTCCTTTCTCGTACCGAAGAAGAGAAAGGTCGAAAGCCTGAACGACTGCTCGAAGATGCGCTCGCGCAGCTCCGAGAGAAACGCTATGGACTGCAGGATGGAGGAGAAGAAAAGCGAATCCGAGCTGCGCTCGTCTTCTCCGAGCAAAGGCGTGAGTTTGTGCTCTGGCAGGAATGCCTGGAGGCGGATGCCTGA
- a CDS encoding aldo/keto reductase: MQITRRRVLLALGLSSIAPVLSAREALPPAAGSSLNSETTNPGGFNMTTRTVEIQKGIQMPIYGIGTYSLHGDRCISSVLEALKNGVRLIDTAHIYGNEREVGEAVRRSGIPRDEIFVITKLYPNQYSDPKAAIDESLERLNIGTVDMVLLHHPGADDVKAYHALEEAVKAGRIRAIGLSNWYEKELNDFLPRVSIKPALVQNEIHPYYQEQDVVPYIQKLGITVQAWYPLGGRGYTEALLTDPVLNAIGRAHGKSAAQVILRWDLQRGIVVIPGSSNPAHIRENTEIFDFELSEEEMSRIAKLDRAEKHDWY, translated from the coding sequence ATGCAAATTACTCGCCGCAGAGTGCTTCTTGCGCTCGGTCTCAGTTCGATTGCTCCCGTGCTTTCTGCCCGGGAGGCGCTGCCGCCGGCTGCCGGCAGCTCATTGAACTCAGAAACGACCAATCCCGGAGGCTTCAATATGACAACGCGCACCGTCGAAATTCAGAAGGGCATCCAGATGCCGATCTACGGCATCGGCACCTACAGTCTTCATGGCGACCGCTGCATTTCGTCGGTCCTCGAGGCGCTCAAAAACGGCGTGCGCCTCATCGATACCGCGCACATCTACGGGAACGAACGCGAGGTGGGCGAAGCCGTGCGCCGCTCCGGCATCCCCCGGGATGAGATCTTCGTGATCACAAAGCTTTATCCGAACCAGTATTCGGATCCGAAGGCCGCCATCGACGAGTCGCTTGAGCGCCTCAACATCGGGACGGTCGACATGGTGCTGCTCCACCATCCCGGGGCGGACGACGTGAAGGCCTATCACGCGCTCGAAGAGGCTGTGAAGGCAGGGCGCATCCGCGCGATCGGCCTCTCCAACTGGTACGAGAAGGAGCTCAACGACTTCCTGCCGCGCGTCTCCATCAAGCCCGCGCTCGTGCAGAACGAGATCCATCCCTACTATCAGGAGCAGGACGTGGTTCCCTACATTCAGAAGCTCGGCATCACGGTTCAGGCCTGGTATCCGCTGGGCGGCCGCGGCTACACGGAGGCGCTCCTTACGGACCCGGTCCTCAACGCGATCGGGCGTGCGCACGGGAAGTCCGCGGCGCAGGTGATTCTCCGCTGGGATCTGCAGCGCGGTATTGTGGTGATTCCGGGGTCGTCCAACCCCGCGCACATTCGCGAGAACACGGAGATTTTTGATTTCGAGCTGAGTGAAGAGGAAATGAGCCGCATTGCGAAGCTCGATCGTGCGGAGAAGCATGACTGGTATTGA